In the Populus trichocarpa isolate Nisqually-1 chromosome 1, P.trichocarpa_v4.1, whole genome shotgun sequence genome, one interval contains:
- the LOC7472739 gene encoding late embryogenesis abundant protein At1g64065 yields MAETEQAKPLAPAALRIRSVEEENMPTLSKTHRRNCIKCCGCITAILLILATTVVVLVLTVFQVDDPVIKMNKVSVQRLELANGTLRTDVNVTLLADVSVKNPNAAAFKFKNGTTTVYCGGVMVGEANTPPGKAKARRTLHMNVTVDLIPKKLLSVPSLMSDVVSVRKLTMSSNTVIGGKVRILQIIKKYLVVRVNCTMTYNFTSQAIQGGNCKPHLSM; encoded by the coding sequence ATGGCAGAGACAGAGCAGGCCAAGCCCTTAGCCCCGGCAGCATTACGAATCCGCAGcgttgaagaagaaaacatgcCTACGCTGTCGAAAACTCACCGACGAAATTGCATAAAGTGCTGTGGCTGCATCACTGCCATTTTATTAATTCTTGCTACGACTGTTGTAGTTTTAGTCCTTACAGTTTTTCAAGTAGACGATCCTGTGATCAAGATGAACAAGGTATCGGTGCAGCGGCTAGAGCTTGCTAATGGGACTCTTCGGACTGATGTGAACGTTACACTTCTAGCTGATGTCTCCGTCAAAAATCCCAATGCAGCcgcattcaaattcaaaaacgGTACAACAACTGTTTACTGTGGTGGCGTGATGGTTGGTGAGGCTAATACTCCGCCAGGCAAGGCCAAGGCGAGACGGACGCTACATATGAATGTCACGGTAGATTTAATTCCTAAGAAATTATTGAGCGTTCCAAGCTTGATGAGTGACGTAGTGTCGGTAAGGAAATTGACTATGAGCAGCAATACAGTAATTGGTGGCAAGGTGAGGATACTccaaattattaagaaatacCTTGTGGTGAGAGTAAACTGCACCATGACATATAATTTTACAAGTCAGGCGATTCAAGGAGGTAATTGCAAACCACATCTTAGCATGTAA